Sequence from the Nocardiopsis sp. YSL2 genome:
AGACCGGACTCGGCCTCGGCCGCCGCCTTCCTCTACGACTCCGGTCACACGACCCTGTTCGACCTGCACTGCGACTACGTCGTCCTCGACGAGGGGAGCTTCGCCCGAACCTTCGAGCACCTGGCCGACCCCTCCGCCGACCAGAAGGCCTCCTCCCCCTACGGTTCTCCTCTGCGGCTGGACCATGTGTCGGTGTCCGGAACGATGGCACAGGCGGAAGTGAACCTGCGGGCCGATCAGTGTGCGGGTCATTTCGCCGGGTTTCCCGCTGTTCCACTCGCCTACCTGTTGACGGCTCTCGTCGATTTGTCCGAGCGCCTCGTGGAAGACCCGGAGAACACCGGTCCGCCGGTTCGGGTGGAACTCCTCCAGGCCCGGACACTGCTGGCTCCCGGGACGCCGGTCGTGCTGAGGGCCCGCCGGCAGAACGATCACCGCGTGCTGGTGAGCGCGGGACACGGCGAAGACGAGACAGTCGTGGTCTCCATGGCCTTCGGCAGGCCACCGCAAAAGTGAGCCGGTCGCGCCGCGGGTGGCTTACCGGGCCGGTTTCCCGGCCTTTCCGAGGTGGCCGCCCGGCACCGAATCCTTACGGGTGGACGTGAACCGAACGAAGGAGAGTGAGTGGACATGGCCGCAACGGAAGCGAACGCGCCCCATCCCGAGGTAGGCATGCTGACGGGCAGGACCGCGCTGGTGGTCTCGGGCAGTCGGGGCATCGGTCTGTCGGTCGCGCAGACGCTCTCAGCGCGGGGAGCCGACGTGGCCATCACCGGGAGGAACGAGGACTCCCTCCGGCAGGCGTGCGGGCGGATCCGGGAGAGGACGGGCGGCAGAGTGATCGGGTTGCGAGCCCACAGCCGCAAGGAGCAGGAACGGGAGGCGGCGGTGGAAGAGACGCTGGACCGCTTCTCGCGTCTGGACATGCTCGTCTACAACACCGGAATCAATCCGGCCGGCCATACTCCGGCGATCGAGCTGGACCCGGCCGTGGTCAGCCACATGTTCGATACCAACGTCCTCGGTGCCCTGGGCTACCTGAAGTCGGCGTGGCAGCGCTGGATGGGGGAGAACGGCGGATCCGTCGTGTTCGTTTCCACCGCGGCGGCCTCCGGGACCATCCGGCTCCCCGCCTACTCCGCGACCAAGGCCGCGCTCAACCAGCTGACGACGGACCTGGCCGAACAGCTCGCCCCTCGGGTGCGCGTGAACGCGGTGGCACCGGGATTCATCAGGACGGAGTTCGCGGACTCGATCATCCGCGTCCCCATCGAACAGGTGGAGCAGAGCTACCCCATGGGAAGGATGGGAGAGCCTCAAGACGTGGCTGAGGCGGCGGCCTTCCTCCTGTCGCCCCAGGCGTCCTGGATCACCGGGCTCACCATGAACGTGGACGGGGGACTGTCCGTGCGTCCGGTCCAGCACAACGTGGCGCACCCCGGCCCGGGGGAGCACATCCACTGACGCGGTGCCCCGAGAAGGTCCCACGGACGGGGGCTGCCCGGACTGCGCAGGTATGAGGGCGTGGGGCTCCCCGCCCTCACCGCCCCTTGCGAGGGGCAGCTCATGGAATGGCCACAGTAGGGGCACAAGTCGGATGAGTCGGCCTGGAGCGCGGTTCCGATGTTGCCACCAGCTCGTTCCTCCTGGCGGCTCGCCGAATGAAGTAGACCGCCGACGAGTTATCTCCGACTGACCTCGATTCGTCAGCGGGCTGTGGCCGCTGACCGATCCGGCGCTTCGCCCCTTCTGATCCCGGCCGGTGAAGGACAGCCCCTCGCATGACGCCGCGAACGCGTCAGGTTCCACCATCACGGGAACTGGCCGAAGCGAACAAGCCCACCGCGGCCCAGAGCCCCCAACCCGTTTTCCTTTCCGGCTAATTTTGCCCGCCCCATGCCCGCGTCCGGCTCACAGATGCCGTCGGCATGCCCGTTTCCAGGAGGACCATCCATGAGTTTCCCCGCCCGGCACGTCCCGGGTCCGCCGCACGGTACCGGGCGGACACCGGTGCCCGCCCCAGAGCGTCACCACCTGGCCCAGCTGCTCGACCGGCACAGCGCCGAGGACTACCGCGACCTGACCTGCGCGGCGGCCGACCGGGTCGCACGGCGGATCGCGACGGTCGAGCGTCCCTTCACCGGCGCCACCGCCGAGGACCTGCGCGCCAAGGTCGGCAAGGTCGACCTCGCCGAGCCGCTGAGGGACCCGGCCGCGGCCCTGGACGAGCTCGAACGCGTCTACTTCGACGACGCCGTCTACTTCCATCACCCCCGCTACATGGGGCACCTGAACTGCCCGGTGGTCCTGCCCGCGCTGCTCGGCGAGACCGTCCTGTCCGCCGTCAACTCCTCCCTCGACACCTGGGACCAGAGCGCGGGCGCCACCCTGATCGAACAGCGGCTGATCGACTGGACGGCCCAGCGCATCGGCTTCGGCGAGACCACGGACGGCGTCTTCACCAGCGGTGGCAGCCAGTCCAACCTCCAGGCGCTGCTCATGGCGCGCAATGAGGCCCACGAACGGATGCGCGCGAACGGTGGCGTGCGCCTGGCCGAGGTCCTGTCCCGGATGCGCGTCCTGACCTCCGAGGCCGGGCACTTCAGCGTCGCCAAGTCCGCCGCGCTGCTCGGGATGGGCTACGAGTCCGTCATCACGGTGGCCTGCGACGAGCGCAGGCGGATGCACCCGGACGCCCTGGCCGCGGAGCTGCGGCGCTGCCGGGCCGAGGGCACGGTGCCCATCGCGGTGGTGGCCACCGCGGGAACCACCGACTTCGGCAGCATCGACCCGCTGCCCGCGATCGCCGACACGTGCTCCCGCCACAGAGTGTGGATGCACGTGGACGCCGCCTACGGGTGCGGTCTGCTCGTCTCCCGCCACCGGCACTTGCTGAGCGGTGTCGAACGCGCCGACTCAGTGACCGTGGACTTCCACAAGTCTTTCTTCCAGCCGGTCAGCTCCAGCGCCATCGTGGTACGCGACGGCGCCGTACTGCGCCACGCCACCTACCACGCCGACTACCTGAACTCGCGCACAGACGGCAGCACCCCCCGCCTCTCCCCCAACCAGGTCGACAAGAGCTTGCAGACCACGCGCCGCTTCGACGCCCTCAAGCTGTGGCTGACACTGCGCGTCATGGGCTCCGACGGGGTGGGAGCGCTCTTCGACGACGTGCTGGACCTGGCCGCCCAGGGGTGGGTCCTGCTCGACGAGGACCCCCGCTTCACGGTCGTCACCCGCCCCACGCTGAGCACCCTGGTGTTTCGCTGTGCTTTGCCCGGCACCGATCCCGGGCTCGCCGACGCCGCCAATCGCTACGCGCGCGAGGCTCTGATCGCCTCCGGGTGCGCCGTCGTGGCGCGCACCACGGCGGACGGACGCCCCCACCTGAAGCTGACACTGCTCAATCCGCGTGCCACCCGCAACGACATCGCCGAAATCCTAGACCATATCGCCGCACACGCCGACGACTACGCGGCCCGGCACAGCGCCCCCGGCGGGCGGGACGGCGCCGCCAAGAGGACCCGTTGACCACCAACCCCCAGCTACCTACTTGACAGACATAGGTCCGCCACGCGCCCCGGCGCGAGCCCTGTCGACCGCTCGCGGAGCTCGGGTACCGCTCGGGCGAACCCGACGGCATCGCGCGGGAGACCTCCCAGATCCTGCCGAAGGTCTTCGCCCTGCTGCGCCGCAAGGGGCGCACGCCGGCCTCGGTCGCCGCCGAGCTGTCCGTCCCGTTGACGGAACTGAACGCGCTGGTGTTCGGCCTCTCGTTCGTCGCGCAGTCGGGATCGGGCGGTCGGCAGAGCCCGGCCCGCGCCGCCAAGCCCGTTCTGCGCGTGGTCACCGGTGCCGGTTCTGCGGACTGACGACGGCGGACGGACACACGGACGACCGCTGGACGGGAACGGAGACGGGGTCGTCGGCGTCGGCGCCGGCGTCGGGCAGCGGACAGCGGGCGTCTCCGTGACCGACTCCGAGAGCTGGTGAGGGTCCGGCCCCGGCCCCGCATCGTCAGCCGAGGACGACCAGCATGGCCACGCCCGCCGCGTAGAACGCGAACAGCGCGATCCCCTCGAATCCGATCCCGGACTCCTGCCGACGGATCAGACCGGCCGCGACCAGCAGGTTGAGGCCGATGCCCAGGCCGATGAACAGGACCACCTTCGCGTCCATCTCGGCGTAGATCGGCCCCTCCCGGTAGGCCACGTCGGAGGCGGACAGGAACAGCACGTCGAAACCGTTCCCGCCGACGATGTCGCCGAGCGCCAGGTGCAGCGCGCGGATGCGGATCGCGTACAGCACCGTCACCAGTTCGGGCAGGGAGGTGACCACCCCGGTGACGAGCGCACCCACCAGCCCACTCGACATCCCCGTGCGGTCGACCAGCGACAGCCCTGCCTCGCCGACCGCGTAGCCGGTGACGGCGACCACGACGGCGAGGGCGGCGAACTTGGCCCACATCATCGCCAGGGGCTCGTCTTCGTCGAAGGAATCCGGATCCGGTACGTCCTCGCGGGTGCGGCGCGTCTGCTTCACGAGCCACATCGGGGCCGACCGGACCTTGCGCGACAGGCGGAGCCAGTACCAGTAGCAGCCGACGATCAGCAGGGACGCCGGGTGGACGCCCAGGATGCTGATCGGTGGGCCGGATCCGGCGACCAGCGCCACGCTGAGCATGATGCACAACCCCACCGGGGCGAGCAGGTTGGGCAGGGAGGCGGCCGCGTGCTCCAGGTTCGCCCGCCGGTAGGACGGGTCGGCCAGCGCGATGAAGACGGTCTGCGCCGCGATCCCGCCCAGGGCGTTGTTCATGGCGAACTCGGCGTCGCCGTTGGCCGCGCCGACGAGGCTGGTGATCAGGCCGGGCAGCGAGGTCACCGCGCCGATGAGGATGATTCCGGCCAGTGTCTCGCCCATGCCGGTTCGGTCGGCGAGCCGGTCGACCAGGCGGGTGAAGGGCCCTGCGCCGACCACGAGGAGCACAGCCGCGGCCACGATCACCGCCACGTCCCACACCACAGCCGGCCTCCCGTCATGTCCACGAACCGAGGCTTCCCACCCCGACTACCCCTCGGCGACGGGTTCACCACCGCCCACAGGGGCCGTGCGACCCCCAGAACCCAAGCACGCCCCCGAGCTCAGCGAGCGAACGGGGGGCGGGCGTGTCCGGGCCGGGTGCGGGCACTCGTCGAAGTCGGTGGGCAGGCGGCGGCACGGCCTCTGGAGGCCCCTGGGCCTGCCAGGTCGCTGTGACACGGGAGGAGACAGGAGACGGGTGGCGTCAGGGTCGCGGAACCTGGTCCGGGTCCTGGAGGTGCCGGAGGAGGAAGTCGTCCACGGTCGCGAATCCGAAGGTGACCGGCACTCCCCCTGTGTCGGGCTCGTCCGTGCGGCGGCGCACGGCCCGGGCCGTGCCCTCCCTCGCCAGTCGGCCGTCGTCCATCACGTCCGCGGGCTGCCCGTCGAGTCCGCCCTCCTCGTTGAGGAACCCGTGCCCGTAGTCATCGAGGAGGTAGAGCTCGCTCGACGCGCCTGC
This genomic interval carries:
- a CDS encoding SDR family oxidoreductase, with the protein product MAATEANAPHPEVGMLTGRTALVVSGSRGIGLSVAQTLSARGADVAITGRNEDSLRQACGRIRERTGGRVIGLRAHSRKEQEREAAVEETLDRFSRLDMLVYNTGINPAGHTPAIELDPAVVSHMFDTNVLGALGYLKSAWQRWMGENGGSVVFVSTAAASGTIRLPAYSATKAALNQLTTDLAEQLAPRVRVNAVAPGFIRTEFADSIIRVPIEQVEQSYPMGRMGEPQDVAEAAAFLLSPQASWITGLTMNVDGGLSVRPVQHNVAHPGPGEHIH
- a CDS encoding aspartate aminotransferase family protein, with the translated sequence MSFPARHVPGPPHGTGRTPVPAPERHHLAQLLDRHSAEDYRDLTCAAADRVARRIATVERPFTGATAEDLRAKVGKVDLAEPLRDPAAALDELERVYFDDAVYFHHPRYMGHLNCPVVLPALLGETVLSAVNSSLDTWDQSAGATLIEQRLIDWTAQRIGFGETTDGVFTSGGSQSNLQALLMARNEAHERMRANGGVRLAEVLSRMRVLTSEAGHFSVAKSAALLGMGYESVITVACDERRRMHPDALAAELRRCRAEGTVPIAVVATAGTTDFGSIDPLPAIADTCSRHRVWMHVDAAYGCGLLVSRHRHLLSGVERADSVTVDFHKSFFQPVSSSAIVVRDGAVLRHATYHADYLNSRTDGSTPRLSPNQVDKSLQTTRRFDALKLWLTLRVMGSDGVGALFDDVLDLAAQGWVLLDEDPRFTVVTRPTLSTLVFRCALPGTDPGLADAANRYAREALIASGCAVVARTTADGRPHLKLTLLNPRATRNDIAEILDHIAAHADDYAARHSAPGGRDGAAKRTR
- a CDS encoding sodium:calcium antiporter, which gives rise to MAVIVAAAVLLVVGAGPFTRLVDRLADRTGMGETLAGIILIGAVTSLPGLITSLVGAANGDAEFAMNNALGGIAAQTVFIALADPSYRRANLEHAAASLPNLLAPVGLCIMLSVALVAGSGPPISILGVHPASLLIVGCYWYWLRLSRKVRSAPMWLVKQTRRTREDVPDPDSFDEDEPLAMMWAKFAALAVVVAVTGYAVGEAGLSLVDRTGMSSGLVGALVTGVVTSLPELVTVLYAIRIRALHLALGDIVGGNGFDVLFLSASDVAYREGPIYAEMDAKVVLFIGLGIGLNLLVAAGLIRRQESGIGFEGIALFAFYAAGVAMLVVLG